Proteins found in one Verrucomicrobiota bacterium genomic segment:
- a CDS encoding type I restriction-modification enzyme R subunit C-terminal domain-containing protein has product CGMFYCICNKKRKVKVKLADGKVRTIQHMMATTFWHPDGTPMSAHQFMELLFGKLPEFFHNEEELRKLWSVPDTRKKLLQGLAEKGFGREQLAEMQKIIDAEKSDLFDVLANIAYARPPLTREVRAANARVYLNTQFSAKQRVFLDFVLSHYVTVGVEELDQDKLTPLLKLKYHDSIADAVADLGRPDEIGKVFAGFQKYLYQVV; this is encoded by the coding sequence TTTGCGGGATGTTCTATTGCATTTGCAACAAGAAGCGGAAGGTGAAAGTGAAGCTTGCCGACGGAAAGGTGCGCACCATCCAACACATGATGGCTACGACCTTCTGGCATCCGGATGGCACACCCATGTCCGCACATCAATTCATGGAACTGCTCTTCGGGAAGCTGCCCGAGTTTTTCCATAACGAGGAAGAATTGCGCAAGCTATGGAGCGTGCCGGATACGCGGAAGAAGCTATTGCAAGGGCTGGCCGAAAAAGGCTTTGGCCGGGAGCAACTGGCTGAAATGCAGAAGATCATTGATGCCGAGAAGAGTGACCTGTTTGACGTGCTCGCCAATATCGCCTATGCCCGTCCGCCGCTCACCCGCGAAGTTCGGGCCGCCAACGCCAGGGTGTATCTCAACACCCAGTTCAGCGCCAAGCAGCGGGTATTCCTGGATTTCGTGTTATCCCATTACGTGACGGTTGGCGTCGAGGAGCTGGATCAGGACAAACTCACGCCCTTACTAAAACTCAAGTATCACGATTCCATTGCGGATGCTGTAGCTGACCTGGGCAGACCGGACGAAATTGGCAAGGTGTTCGCTGGATTTCAGAAGTATTTGTATCAAGTGGTGTGA